Proteins encoded together in one Micromonospora auratinigra window:
- a CDS encoding phage holin family protein yields MADVASRSTSRTGSEPSTAELVQRATEQVTRLVRDELALARAELTQKGKHAGIGIGLFGGGGVMALYGAGALVATVILLLALIMPAWLAALIVAVVLFLLAGILALVGKKQVSRAVPPVPEAAVRSVRADVDTVTAAVKDGRRA; encoded by the coding sequence ATGGCTGACGTCGCGAGTCGCAGCACGTCCCGGACCGGGAGCGAGCCGTCCACCGCCGAACTGGTGCAGCGGGCCACCGAACAGGTCACCCGGCTGGTGCGGGACGAGTTGGCGCTGGCCCGGGCGGAACTGACCCAGAAGGGCAAGCACGCCGGGATCGGAATCGGTCTGTTCGGCGGCGGCGGGGTGATGGCGCTGTACGGCGCGGGCGCGCTGGTCGCCACGGTGATCCTGCTGCTGGCCCTGATCATGCCCGCGTGGCTGGCGGCCCTGATCGTGGCGGTGGTGCTCTTCCTGCTCGCCGGGATCCTGGCGCTGGTCGGCAAGAAGCAGGTCAGCCGTGCCGTCCCGCCGGTGCCGGAGGCGGCGGTCCGCAGTGTGCGGGCGGACGTGGACACCGTCACCGCCGCGGTCAAGGACGGGAGGCGGGCATGA
- a CDS encoding DUF3618 domain-containing protein, translating to MSGSNGNGTGDVEALREEIRRTRVELGETMELLAAKADVKARLRESADQAKERMREQAALTVARVRGQAAEKAGAVRGQAAEKIRLARARGAGGGPSVARNPRPWAAVAAGAVATVVVLLIIRRRRG from the coding sequence ATGAGCGGCAGCAACGGCAACGGCACCGGGGACGTGGAGGCGCTCCGCGAGGAGATCCGCCGCACCCGGGTGGAGTTGGGTGAGACGATGGAGTTGTTGGCCGCCAAGGCCGACGTGAAGGCCCGGCTGCGGGAGTCCGCCGACCAGGCCAAGGAGCGGATGCGGGAGCAGGCCGCGCTGACCGTGGCCCGGGTGCGTGGGCAGGCGGCGGAGAAGGCGGGCGCGGTGCGCGGGCAGGCCGCCGAGAAGATCCGGCTGGCGCGGGCGCGGGGGGCCGGCGGTGGGCCGTCGGTCGCGCGCAACCCGCGGCCCTGGGCGGCGGTGGCGGCCGGCGCGGTGGCCACCGTGGTGGTGCTGCTGATCATCAGAAGGAGGCGTGGGTGA
- a CDS encoding DUF4235 domain-containing protein produces the protein MSKGIGRAAYKPVGVVLGLAAGTVAGVIFRQVWKLTAGDGEAPSATDEDRRWGEILAAAALQGAIFAVVRAAVDRGGAVGVRRLTGRWPD, from the coding sequence GTGAGCAAGGGGATCGGCAGGGCCGCGTACAAGCCGGTCGGGGTGGTGCTGGGGCTGGCCGCCGGTACGGTCGCCGGGGTCATCTTCCGGCAGGTCTGGAAGCTCACGGCGGGCGACGGCGAGGCGCCGAGCGCCACCGACGAGGACCGGCGCTGGGGCGAGATCCTGGCCGCCGCGGCGTTGCAGGGCGCGATCTTCGCGGTCGTCCGGGCCGCCGTGGACCGGGGCGGGGCGGTGGGCGTACGCCGGCTCACCGGTCGCTGGCCCGACTGA
- a CDS encoding cold-shock protein has translation MAQGTVKWFNADKGFGFITVDGGGADVFVHFSAIQTSGYRTLEENQRVEFEIAQGQKGPQAEQVRPI, from the coding sequence ATGGCGCAGGGAACCGTGAAGTGGTTCAACGCTGACAAGGGCTTCGGCTTCATCACCGTCGACGGCGGGGGTGCTGACGTGTTCGTCCACTTCTCGGCCATCCAGACCAGCGGCTACCGCACGCTGGAGGAGAACCAGCGGGTGGAGTTCGAGATCGCCCAGGGTCAGAAGGGTCCGCAGGCCGAGCAGGTCCGCCCCATCTGA
- a CDS encoding aldo/keto reductase, translating to MEQRSFDRLGRHVGIIGLGAWQLGGDWGDVGENEALDVVAGAVDAGVTFLDTADVYGDGRSERLIGRFLREHPGHGLTVATKMGRRVPQTPEAYTLDNFRAWTDRSRANLGVDTLDLVQLHCPPTAVFADDRVHDALDTLVAEQRIAGYGVSVETCDQALTAIARPGVASVQIILNAVRHKPLEQVLPAAAAAGVGVIARVPLASGLLSGRYDEHTTFPANDHRTFNRHGESFDVGETFSGVDYDLGLAAVRRLAPLVGPDRTMAQFALRWVLDQPGVTVVIPGARDAEQARRNAAAADQPALTDVELAAVRAAYDELIRPQVHDRW from the coding sequence ATGGAACAGCGCAGCTTCGACCGGCTCGGCCGGCACGTCGGCATCATCGGACTCGGCGCCTGGCAGCTCGGCGGCGACTGGGGCGACGTCGGGGAGAACGAGGCGCTCGACGTGGTCGCCGGCGCCGTCGACGCCGGCGTCACCTTCCTGGACACCGCCGACGTGTACGGCGACGGCCGCAGCGAACGGCTCATCGGCCGGTTCCTGCGCGAGCACCCCGGGCACGGGCTGACCGTGGCCACCAAGATGGGCCGCCGGGTGCCGCAGACGCCCGAGGCGTACACCCTGGACAACTTCCGGGCCTGGACCGACCGCTCCCGGGCCAACCTCGGCGTGGACACCCTCGACCTGGTGCAGTTGCACTGCCCGCCCACCGCCGTCTTCGCCGACGACCGGGTCCACGACGCGCTCGACACCCTGGTCGCCGAGCAGCGGATCGCCGGGTACGGGGTGAGCGTCGAGACCTGCGACCAGGCGCTCACCGCCATCGCCCGCCCCGGGGTGGCGAGCGTGCAGATCATCCTCAACGCGGTCCGGCACAAGCCCCTGGAGCAGGTGCTGCCCGCGGCGGCCGCCGCCGGCGTCGGCGTCATCGCCCGGGTGCCGCTGGCCAGCGGCCTGCTCTCCGGCCGGTACGACGAGCACACCACCTTCCCCGCCAACGACCACCGTACCTTCAACCGGCACGGCGAGTCCTTCGACGTCGGCGAGACGTTCTCCGGCGTCGACTACGACCTCGGCCTGGCCGCCGTGCGCCGGCTCGCCCCGCTGGTCGGTCCGGACCGGACGATGGCCCAGTTCGCGCTGCGGTGGGTCCTCGACCAGCCGGGCGTCACCGTGGTCATCCCCGGGGCCCGCGACGCGGAACAGGCCCGGCGCAACGCCGCCGCGGCCGACCAGCCGGCGCTGACCGACGTCGAGCTGGCCGCCGTGCGGGCCGCGTACGACGAGCTGATCCGGCCGCAGGTGCACGACCGGTGGTGA
- a CDS encoding trans-aconitate 2-methyltransferase has protein sequence MWDPSTYLRYGDERSRPFHDLLARVGAERPRAVVDLGCGPGTLTATLAARWPDSRVTGLDSSAEMIERAGALDAPVDFTVGDVRAWRPGPDVDVVVCNAVLQWVPGHRDLLVRWAAELPSGAWLACQVPGNFAAASHRALREVAGRPRWRDTLAPLLREAPVDDPADYAALLVGAGCAVDAWETTYVHLLPAAGADHPVLTWMDGTALRPVRAALDAAGWADFRTELGVRLTQAYPVRQGQVYFPFRRIFVVARTGARAEENL, from the coding sequence ATGTGGGACCCGAGCACCTACCTGCGCTACGGCGACGAGCGCTCCCGGCCCTTCCACGACCTGCTCGCCCGGGTCGGCGCCGAACGGCCCCGCGCCGTGGTGGACCTGGGCTGCGGGCCCGGCACGCTGACCGCCACCCTGGCCGCCCGCTGGCCCGACAGCCGGGTCACCGGGCTGGACTCCTCCGCCGAGATGATCGAGCGGGCCGGGGCGCTGGACGCCCCGGTCGACTTCACCGTCGGTGACGTACGCGCCTGGCGGCCGGGGCCGGACGTGGACGTGGTGGTCTGCAACGCGGTGCTCCAGTGGGTGCCCGGGCACCGCGACCTGCTGGTCCGCTGGGCCGCCGAGCTGCCGTCCGGGGCCTGGCTGGCCTGCCAGGTGCCGGGGAACTTCGCCGCCGCGTCGCACCGGGCGCTGCGCGAGGTCGCCGGACGGCCGCGGTGGCGCGACACCCTGGCCCCGCTGCTGCGCGAGGCGCCCGTCGACGACCCCGCCGACTACGCCGCGCTGCTGGTCGGTGCCGGCTGCGCCGTCGACGCCTGGGAGACTACCTACGTGCACCTGCTCCCGGCCGCCGGCGCCGACCACCCGGTGCTGACCTGGATGGACGGCACGGCGTTGCGGCCGGTCCGGGCCGCCCTGGACGCCGCCGGCTGGGCCGACTTCCGCACCGAGCTGGGGGTACGCCTCACGCAGGCCTACCCGGTGCGGCAGGGTCAGGTGTACTTCCCGTTCCGCCGGATCTTCGTGGTGGCCCGTACCGGCGCCCGCGCAGAGGAGAACCTGTGA
- a CDS encoding adenosine deaminase — protein MTDLPTFIAGLPKVELHVHHVGSASPRIVAELAARHEGRSPVPADPDRLADYFAFRDFAHFIEVYLSVVDLIRDPEDVWLLTHEVARELARQQVRYAELTVTPYSHVHRGIPAPAFCEAIEDARKRAEADFGVALRWCFDIPGEAGLPAAEETLRIALEERPDGLVSFGLGGPEIGVPRPQFKPYFDRARAAGLRSVPHAGETTGPETIWDALRELGAERIGHGIAAALDPELLAHLAERRIPLEVCPTSNVRTRAVATIEEHPLPQLVAAGVPVTINSDDPPMFGTTLNDEYAVAARLLDLGPDGLAGLARDAVTASFLAPGEQARITGEIDAYLAAATR, from the coding sequence GTGACCGACCTGCCCACCTTCATCGCCGGACTGCCCAAGGTGGAGCTGCACGTGCACCACGTCGGCTCCGCCTCGCCCCGGATCGTCGCCGAGCTGGCCGCCCGGCACGAGGGGCGCAGCCCCGTCCCCGCCGACCCGGACCGACTCGCCGACTACTTCGCGTTCCGCGACTTCGCCCACTTCATCGAGGTCTACCTGAGCGTCGTGGACCTGATCCGCGACCCGGAGGACGTCTGGCTGCTCACCCACGAGGTGGCCCGGGAACTGGCCCGCCAGCAGGTCCGGTACGCGGAGCTGACCGTCACGCCGTACTCGCACGTGCACCGGGGGATCCCCGCGCCGGCGTTCTGCGAGGCGATCGAGGACGCCCGCAAGCGGGCCGAGGCCGACTTCGGCGTCGCGCTGCGCTGGTGCTTCGACATCCCCGGCGAGGCCGGCCTGCCGGCGGCCGAGGAGACGCTGCGGATCGCCCTGGAGGAACGCCCCGACGGGCTGGTCAGCTTCGGCCTGGGCGGCCCGGAGATCGGGGTGCCCCGGCCGCAGTTCAAGCCGTACTTCGACCGGGCCCGGGCGGCGGGGCTGCGCTCGGTGCCGCACGCCGGCGAGACCACCGGGCCGGAGACCATCTGGGACGCGCTGCGCGAGCTGGGCGCGGAGCGGATCGGCCACGGCATCGCCGCCGCGCTCGACCCGGAGCTGCTGGCCCACCTCGCCGAGCGGCGGATCCCGCTGGAGGTGTGCCCCACCTCGAACGTCCGGACCCGGGCGGTGGCCACCATCGAGGAGCACCCGCTGCCGCAGCTGGTCGCCGCCGGCGTACCGGTCACGATCAACTCCGACGACCCGCCGATGTTCGGCACCACCCTCAACGACGAGTACGCCGTCGCGGCCCGCCTGCTCGACCTGGGTCCCGACGGGCTGGCCGGGCTGGCCCGCGACGCGGTCACCGCGTCGTTCCTGGCCCCCGGCGAGCAGGCCCGGATCACCGGCGAGATCGACGCCTACCTGGCGGCCGCGACCCGCTGA
- a CDS encoding HAMP domain-containing sensor histidine kinase: protein MCSLVALAFLVPLGLTLGDQAREEKLADAARRSALVTGALAVSTDPAVVRRAIAASGDDPALRPVVHGLGEDTGGRADAAALAEAEAQRRSLVTEVPGGVLRLDPVVLGDKVAVVEVFVPDRVLDEGADGRWLLLLAVAVALVGAAVIVVDRVAARAADATGELVKAALAIGDGDVAVRVEPAGPRELAEAGHAFNRMAERLVALRADERELVADLSHRLRTPLTALRLDAEALESDDTSIGTFSEAELDRRRGIRRIRQAIVTLEGEVDQLIKTTRKAVGQETGPASCDVSEVVRDRMVFWSALAGDQNRPHRVTGAQLRIPAPVPRAELAAALDAVIGNVFRYTPQGTAFEVAVSRRDGWVAIRIDDAGPGITDPDRALRRGASDQGSTGLGLDIAKRVALQANGSVSIDRARLGGASVVMLLADPDAAPRQVNRFGLVGRMARDAREQKSGARRWPRPR from the coding sequence ATGTGCAGTCTGGTCGCGCTCGCCTTCCTCGTCCCGCTCGGGCTCACCCTGGGCGACCAGGCGCGCGAGGAGAAGCTGGCCGACGCGGCCCGGCGCAGCGCGCTGGTCACCGGGGCCTTGGCGGTCAGCACCGATCCGGCGGTCGTCCGGCGGGCGATCGCGGCCAGCGGGGACGACCCGGCGCTGCGCCCGGTGGTGCACGGCCTCGGGGAGGACACCGGCGGGCGCGCCGACGCGGCGGCGCTGGCGGAGGCCGAGGCGCAGCGGCGTTCCCTGGTCACCGAGGTGCCCGGCGGGGTGCTCCGGCTCGATCCGGTGGTGCTCGGCGACAAGGTCGCCGTGGTCGAGGTCTTCGTCCCCGACCGGGTGCTCGACGAGGGCGCCGACGGGCGGTGGCTGCTGCTGCTCGCGGTGGCGGTCGCGCTGGTCGGGGCGGCGGTGATCGTGGTGGACCGGGTCGCCGCCCGGGCCGCGGACGCCACCGGCGAGCTGGTCAAGGCGGCGCTGGCGATCGGCGACGGCGACGTGGCGGTACGCGTCGAGCCGGCCGGTCCCCGGGAGCTGGCCGAGGCCGGGCACGCGTTCAACCGGATGGCCGAACGGCTGGTCGCGCTCCGCGCCGACGAGCGGGAACTGGTCGCCGACCTGTCGCACCGGCTGCGTACGCCGCTGACCGCACTGCGGCTGGACGCCGAGGCACTGGAGTCCGACGACACCAGCATCGGCACGTTCAGCGAGGCGGAGCTGGACCGCCGCCGGGGCATCCGGCGGATCCGGCAGGCCATCGTCACCCTGGAGGGCGAGGTCGACCAGCTGATCAAGACCACCCGCAAGGCGGTCGGCCAGGAGACCGGCCCGGCCAGCTGCGACGTCAGCGAGGTGGTCCGGGACCGGATGGTCTTCTGGTCGGCGCTGGCCGGCGACCAGAACCGGCCGCACCGGGTCACCGGCGCGCAGCTGCGCATCCCGGCCCCGGTGCCCCGGGCCGAGCTGGCCGCGGCGCTGGACGCGGTCATCGGCAACGTCTTCCGCTACACCCCGCAGGGCACCGCGTTCGAGGTGGCGGTGAGCCGGCGCGACGGCTGGGTGGCGATCCGGATCGACGACGCCGGCCCGGGCATCACCGACCCGGACCGGGCGCTGCGCCGCGGCGCCAGCGACCAGGGCTCCACCGGTCTCGGCCTGGACATCGCCAAGCGGGTCGCGTTGCAGGCCAACGGCTCGGTCAGCATCGACCGGGCCCGGCTCGGCGGGGCCAGCGTGGTGATGCTGCTGGCCGATCCCGACGCGGCCCCCCGCCAGGTCAACCGCTTCGGCCTGGTCGGCCGGATGGCGCGCGACGCCCGGGAGCAGAAGAGCGGGGCGCGGCGCTGGCCGCGCCCCCGGTGA
- a CDS encoding response regulator transcription factor — protein sequence MATVLLVEDDHVVRGAMLRSLTDRGHAVHAVGTALDALRRVAAETPDLVVLDLGLPDLDGSDALRMLRGITDVPIIIATARDDEQSVVRLLRAGADDYMVKPFTGAHLDARITTVLRRAGRASRSVQPAVHTVGGLRVDVGERSAALDGEPLALTRKEFDLLAYLAARPGRVVSRRELLEEVWRQPSVGEDQTIDVHLYWLRRKMGESAAKPRYLRTVRGVGFRLVAPD from the coding sequence GTGGCCACCGTGCTCCTGGTCGAAGACGATCACGTCGTACGCGGCGCGATGCTGCGGTCCCTCACCGACCGGGGGCACGCCGTGCACGCCGTGGGTACGGCGCTGGACGCGTTGCGCCGGGTGGCCGCCGAGACCCCCGACCTGGTCGTGCTGGACCTGGGCCTGCCCGACCTGGACGGCTCGGACGCGCTGCGCATGCTGCGCGGCATCACCGACGTGCCGATCATCATCGCCACCGCCCGCGACGACGAGCAGTCCGTGGTGCGGCTGCTGCGGGCGGGCGCCGACGACTACATGGTCAAGCCGTTCACCGGCGCGCACCTGGACGCCCGGATCACCACGGTGCTGCGCCGGGCCGGGCGGGCCAGCCGGTCCGTGCAGCCGGCGGTGCACACCGTGGGCGGCCTGCGGGTGGACGTCGGCGAGCGCAGCGCGGCGCTCGACGGCGAGCCGCTCGCGCTCACCCGCAAGGAATTCGACCTGCTGGCGTATCTCGCCGCACGTCCCGGCCGGGTAGTGTCCCGGCGGGAACTCTTGGAGGAGGTATGGCGGCAGCCATCGGTCGGCGAGGACCAGACCATCGACGTTCATCTGTACTGGCTGCGCCGAAAGATGGGCGAGTCCGCGGCGAAGCCACGCTACCTGCGCACCGTGCGGGGGGTCGGCTTCCGGCTGGTGGCGCCGGACTGA
- a CDS encoding ADP-ribosylglycohydrolase family protein, which produces MTFTLFPDTRLALARDSLAGLSVGDALGAEFFVPGRHPGDLAAGRLPAPPWPWTDDTEMACSVVAELGVAGQLDRDRLALAFAERCEPYRGYGPGAVTILRLIRTGTPWPVAAAAAFDGQGSCGNGAAMRVAPLGAWYADSTRRAAEEARASAEVTHAHPEGIAGAVAVAVAAAAAARARLDGVRPDPDRLLAVVAGALDPASAVHRGVREAVALLGHPADGVAAVLGNGSRVTAQDTVPFTLWVAATHLDDYPTAIRVCVEAGGDVDTTAAIVGGIVAGHTGVGTPGGVPDGWLAAREPLPDWVPAHP; this is translated from the coding sequence ATGACGTTCACCCTGTTCCCCGACACCCGCCTCGCGCTCGCCCGCGACTCCCTCGCCGGCCTGTCGGTCGGCGACGCGCTGGGCGCCGAGTTCTTCGTCCCCGGCCGGCACCCCGGTGACCTAGCCGCCGGCCGGCTGCCCGCCCCGCCCTGGCCGTGGACCGACGACACCGAGATGGCCTGTTCGGTGGTGGCCGAGCTGGGTGTCGCGGGTCAGCTCGACCGGGACCGGCTCGCGCTCGCCTTCGCCGAACGCTGCGAGCCCTACCGGGGGTACGGGCCGGGCGCGGTGACCATCCTGCGGCTGATCCGGACCGGCACGCCGTGGCCGGTCGCGGCGGCGGCCGCGTTCGACGGTCAGGGCTCCTGCGGCAACGGCGCGGCCATGCGGGTCGCCCCGCTCGGCGCCTGGTACGCCGACTCGACCCGACGCGCCGCCGAGGAGGCCCGGGCCAGCGCCGAGGTGACCCACGCCCACCCGGAGGGGATCGCCGGGGCGGTCGCGGTGGCGGTGGCCGCCGCGGCGGCCGCCCGGGCCCGGCTCGACGGGGTCCGGCCCGACCCGGACCGGCTGCTCGCCGTGGTGGCCGGCGCGCTGGACCCGGCCAGTGCGGTGCACCGGGGCGTGCGGGAGGCGGTGGCGCTGCTCGGCCACCCGGCCGACGGGGTGGCCGCCGTGCTCGGCAACGGCTCCCGGGTCACCGCGCAGGACACCGTGCCGTTCACCCTCTGGGTGGCCGCCACCCACCTCGACGACTACCCGACCGCGATCCGGGTCTGCGTCGAGGCGGGCGGGGACGTGGACACCACCGCGGCGATCGTCGGCGGGATCGTGGCCGGGCACACCGGGGTGGGCACCCCGGGCGGGGTGCCGGACGGCTGGCTGGCCGCCCGCGAGCCGCTGCCCGACTGGGTCCCCGCCCACCCCTGA
- a CDS encoding YciI family protein, which translates to MTQYLIAFNDEWVPEHTAEQARAKDAAVRPVIEEMRAQGVLVFANGGLDRSTVVCGVEPVDGQPVFTDGPYVETKEHLGGLVVVDVPDDAAARRWAGRLAAALDWPQEVHRFAGPGQTGWNGSGER; encoded by the coding sequence ATGACGCAGTACCTGATCGCCTTCAACGACGAGTGGGTGCCCGAGCACACGGCCGAGCAGGCGCGCGCGAAGGACGCCGCCGTCCGTCCGGTGATCGAGGAGATGCGGGCCCAGGGGGTCCTGGTCTTCGCCAACGGCGGGCTCGACCGGTCTACCGTGGTGTGCGGAGTCGAGCCGGTCGACGGGCAGCCCGTCTTCACCGACGGCCCGTACGTCGAGACCAAGGAGCACCTGGGCGGCCTCGTCGTCGTGGACGTGCCCGACGACGCGGCGGCGCGGCGCTGGGCCGGCCGGCTGGCGGCCGCGCTCGACTGGCCGCAGGAGGTGCACCGGTTCGCCGGCCCCGGGCAGACCGGGTGGAACGGTTCCGGGGAGCGATGA
- a CDS encoding RNA polymerase sigma factor, giving the protein MNHGVAALSGPAVAQALTRAHHEEWARLVAGLTRRFGDLDVAEEATAEAFVAAAERWPREGVPPHPGGWLATTATRKAIDRLRRESQREAKHLLARIGHDDAPPEPTGPVEDDRLRLLFTCCHPALAPEARVALTLRLLGGLTVAEIARAFLVRETTMARRITRAKARIKAARIPYRVPGAEDVRARLDGVLTVVYLIFNEGYLTGAGDDPVRADLTDEAIRLGRLLRTLLPADGEVAGLLALMLLTDARRAARVSDTGELVTLDEQDRGAWDRTLIAEGAALVRERVAAVAAGGDPAGRHQLQAAISLVHTEAPSARDTDWFTVAALYGRLVQLDPSPVVRLNRAVAVAEVDGPGAGLAEVDRLADVLDGYHAFHAARADLLRRLGRGGESRAAYDRAIGLTGNPAERAYLTRRRGQLVP; this is encoded by the coding sequence ATGAACCACGGCGTCGCCGCACTGAGCGGTCCCGCCGTCGCACAGGCGCTCACCCGGGCCCACCACGAGGAGTGGGCGCGGCTGGTCGCCGGGCTCACGCGTCGGTTCGGCGACCTCGACGTCGCCGAGGAGGCGACGGCCGAGGCGTTCGTGGCGGCGGCGGAGCGGTGGCCCCGCGAGGGCGTACCGCCGCACCCCGGCGGTTGGCTCGCCACCACCGCGACCCGCAAGGCGATCGACCGGCTCCGGCGCGAGTCGCAGCGCGAGGCCAAGCACCTGCTGGCCCGGATCGGGCACGACGACGCCCCTCCCGAGCCGACCGGCCCGGTCGAGGACGACCGGCTCAGACTGCTCTTCACCTGCTGCCACCCGGCGCTCGCGCCGGAGGCCCGGGTGGCGCTCACCCTGCGCCTGCTCGGTGGCCTGACCGTCGCCGAGATCGCCCGCGCCTTCCTGGTCCGGGAGACCACGATGGCGCGCCGGATCACCCGGGCCAAGGCCAGGATCAAGGCGGCTCGCATCCCCTACCGGGTGCCCGGGGCCGAGGACGTCCGGGCCCGGCTCGACGGGGTGCTCACCGTCGTCTACCTGATCTTCAACGAGGGCTACCTCACCGGTGCGGGGGACGACCCGGTCCGGGCCGACCTCACCGACGAGGCGATCCGTCTCGGCCGGCTGCTGCGCACCCTGCTGCCGGCGGACGGCGAGGTGGCCGGCCTGCTCGCCCTGATGCTGCTCACCGACGCCCGGCGGGCGGCGCGGGTCTCCGACACCGGCGAGCTGGTGACCCTCGACGAACAGGACCGCGGCGCCTGGGACCGTACCCTCATCGCCGAGGGCGCCGCCCTGGTCCGGGAGCGGGTCGCGGCGGTGGCGGCCGGCGGTGACCCGGCCGGACGCCACCAGCTCCAGGCGGCGATCAGCCTGGTCCACACCGAGGCCCCGTCCGCCCGGGACACCGACTGGTTCACCGTCGCCGCGCTCTACGGCCGGCTGGTGCAGCTCGACCCCTCACCGGTCGTACGGCTCAACCGGGCGGTCGCGGTCGCCGAGGTCGACGGGCCCGGGGCCGGGCTCGCCGAGGTCGACCGGCTCGCCGACGTCCTCGACGGCTACCACGCCTTCCACGCCGCGCGCGCCGACCTGCTGCGCCGCCTCGGGCGCGGCGGCGAGTCGCGGGCCGCGTACGACCGCGCCATCGGACTCACCGGCAACCCCGCCGAGCGGGCCTACCTCACCCGCCGGCGCGGCCAGCTCGTGCCCTGA
- a CDS encoding DUF1775 domain-containing protein, which produces MRLTRRGRWCAGLLLAAALGTAGWPGVASAAEVTVSTSPAEVRQGDAIELAVLLPEERAGTRTTRIELRMPADAPIGEVYPLSVPGWAPRITTRTLDRPVAGIHSPELDQVTEAVTWIRMPGASGPARLSLGMGPMPATDRLTFQVLQTYADGTVVRWADPAGGAHPAPTVALLPALPGTGAHGGHGALADEPAGAAAPAAPGDGDDGPSADLLLGGGLLAGLAGGAALGWLFSRRRRGTLTLADDDVPAEETPADETERDDPEQGRPRRGDTGEPVLAVPAGSSGGPAR; this is translated from the coding sequence ATGAGACTGACCCGTCGGGGCCGGTGGTGCGCGGGCCTGCTGCTGGCCGCCGCGCTGGGTACGGCCGGCTGGCCGGGCGTCGCGAGCGCCGCCGAGGTGACCGTCAGCACCTCCCCGGCCGAGGTCCGCCAGGGCGACGCGATCGAGCTCGCGGTGCTGCTGCCCGAGGAGCGGGCCGGTACCCGGACCACCCGCATCGAGCTGCGGATGCCGGCCGATGCGCCGATCGGTGAGGTCTACCCGCTGTCGGTGCCCGGCTGGGCGCCGCGGATCACCACCCGCACCCTGGACCGGCCGGTCGCCGGCATCCACTCCCCCGAACTGGACCAGGTGACCGAGGCGGTGACCTGGATCCGGATGCCCGGGGCGAGCGGACCGGCCCGGCTCTCGCTCGGCATGGGACCGATGCCGGCCACCGACCGGCTCACCTTCCAGGTGCTCCAGACGTACGCCGACGGGACGGTGGTGCGGTGGGCCGATCCGGCGGGCGGTGCGCACCCGGCACCGACCGTGGCCCTGCTGCCGGCGCTGCCCGGCACCGGCGCGCACGGCGGCCACGGGGCGCTCGCCGACGAGCCGGCCGGGGCGGCCGCTCCGGCCGCGCCGGGTGACGGGGACGACGGCCCGAGCGCCGACCTCCTGCTGGGCGGCGGGCTGCTCGCCGGGCTGGCCGGGGGCGCGGCGCTCGGCTGGCTGTTCAGCCGACGCCGGCGCGGCACCCTCACGCTGGCCGACGACGACGTCCCCGCCGAGGAGACGCCCGCCGACGAGACCGAGCGGGACGACCCGGAGCAGGGCCGTCCGCGTCGCGGCGACACCGGCGAACCCGTCCTCGCGGTACCGGCCGGGTCGTCCGGCGGGCCGGCCCGCTGA